A genome region from Eurosta solidaginis isolate ZX-2024a chromosome 2, ASM4086904v1, whole genome shotgun sequence includes the following:
- the fbp gene encoding fructose-1,6-bisphosphatase 1 isoform X2, whose protein sequence is MQTQVFDSNAMTLTRFVLQEQRKFKNATGDLSQLLNCIQTAIKAIGSAVRKAGIAKLHGIAGDINVQGEEVKKLDVLSNELFINMLKSSYTTCMLVSEENENVIEVEMEKQGKYVVCFDPLDGSSNIDCLVSIGSIFSIYRRQTSDGVPALQDALQPGNKIVAAGYALYGSATAIVLSLGSGVGVNGFTYDPAIGEFILTDVNMQVPEQGKIYSINEGYAADWEDGVHNYIAAKKDPTKGKPYGARYVGSMVADVHRTIKYGGIFLYPATKSAPNGKLRLMYECNPMAYLIIEAGGLASNGQISILDIVPQMIHERSPIFLGSKKDVEEALSYLQK, encoded by the exons ATGCAAACCCAGGTTTTCGATTCCAATGCCATGACGTTAACGCGTTTTGTGCTACAGGAGCAACGCAAATTCAAAAATGCTACCGGCGATCTTTCACAACTACTCAACTGCATACAGACGGCTATCAAAGCCATTGGTTCAGCTGTGCGCAAAGCTGGCATAGCCAAATTACACGGCATTGCGGGTGATATTAACGTGCAAGGCGAGGAAGTGAAAAAACTGGATGTGCTATCGAATGAATTATTTATCAATATGTTGAAATCATCCTATACCACTTGCATGCTGGTGTCCGAGGAGAATGAAAATGTAATAGAAGTGGAGATGGAAAAACAG GGAAAATATGTCGTATGTTTCGATCCACTAGATGGTTCTTCAAACATTGATTGTTTGGTTTCAATTGGTTCAATATTTTCCATTTATCGCCGTCAAACCAGTGATGGCGTACCAGCGTTGCAGGATGCACTGCAGCCAGGAAACAAAATTGTCGCTGCGGGATATGCACTCTATGGTTCAGCCACTGCCATTGTTTTGAGTTTAGGCTCGGGTGTAGGTGTTAATGGATTCACTTATGATCCGGCGATTGGAGAATTTATTTTAACTGATGTTAATATGCAAGTACCGGAGCAAGGGAAAATCTATTCCATCAATGAGGGATACGCGGCCGATTGGGAGGATGGTGTACACAATTATATCGCTGCGAAAAAGGATCCCACCAAGGGTAAACCATATGGTGCACGTTATGTTGGTTCTATGGTGGCGGATGTACATCGTACCATAAAATATGGTGGCATTTTTCTTTATCCGGCAACAAAATCAGCGCCAAATGGCAAATTACGTTTAATGTACGAATGTAATCCAATGGCATATTTGATCATTGAAGCAGGTGGCTTGGCAAGCAATGGACAGATAAGCATATTAGATATTGTGCCGCAAATGATTCACGAACGCAGTCCAATTTTTCTTGGCTCGAAAAAAGACGTGGAGGAAGCACTAAGTTATTTGCAAAAGtag
- the fbp gene encoding fructose-1,6-bisphosphatase 1 isoform X3, whose protein sequence is MTLTRFVLQEQRKFKNATGDLSQLLNCIQTAIKAIGSAVRKAGIAKLHGIAGDINVQGEEVKKLDVLSNELFINMLKSSYTTCMLVSEENENVIEVEMEKQGKYVVCFDPLDGSSNIDCLVSIGSIFSIYRRQTSDGVPALQDALQPGNKIVAAGYALYGSATAIVLSLGSGVGVNGFTYDPAIGEFILTDVNMQVPEQGKIYSINEGYAADWEDGVHNYIAAKKDPTKGKPYGARYVGSMVADVHRTIKYGGIFLYPATKSAPNGKLRLMYECNPMAYLIIEAGGLASNGQISILDIVPQMIHERSPIFLGSKKDVEEALSYLQK, encoded by the exons ATGACGTTAACGCGTTTTGTGCTACAGGAGCAACGCAAATTCAAAAATGCTACCGGCGATCTTTCACAACTACTCAACTGCATACAGACGGCTATCAAAGCCATTGGTTCAGCTGTGCGCAAAGCTGGCATAGCCAAATTACACGGCATTGCGGGTGATATTAACGTGCAAGGCGAGGAAGTGAAAAAACTGGATGTGCTATCGAATGAATTATTTATCAATATGTTGAAATCATCCTATACCACTTGCATGCTGGTGTCCGAGGAGAATGAAAATGTAATAGAAGTGGAGATGGAAAAACAG GGAAAATATGTCGTATGTTTCGATCCACTAGATGGTTCTTCAAACATTGATTGTTTGGTTTCAATTGGTTCAATATTTTCCATTTATCGCCGTCAAACCAGTGATGGCGTACCAGCGTTGCAGGATGCACTGCAGCCAGGAAACAAAATTGTCGCTGCGGGATATGCACTCTATGGTTCAGCCACTGCCATTGTTTTGAGTTTAGGCTCGGGTGTAGGTGTTAATGGATTCACTTATGATCCGGCGATTGGAGAATTTATTTTAACTGATGTTAATATGCAAGTACCGGAGCAAGGGAAAATCTATTCCATCAATGAGGGATACGCGGCCGATTGGGAGGATGGTGTACACAATTATATCGCTGCGAAAAAGGATCCCACCAAGGGTAAACCATATGGTGCACGTTATGTTGGTTCTATGGTGGCGGATGTACATCGTACCATAAAATATGGTGGCATTTTTCTTTATCCGGCAACAAAATCAGCGCCAAATGGCAAATTACGTTTAATGTACGAATGTAATCCAATGGCATATTTGATCATTGAAGCAGGTGGCTTGGCAAGCAATGGACAGATAAGCATATTAGATATTGTGCCGCAAATGATTCACGAACGCAGTCCAATTTTTCTTGGCTCGAAAAAAGACGTGGAGGAAGCACTAAGTTATTTGCAAAAGtag
- the fbp gene encoding fructose-1,6-bisphosphatase 1 isoform X1: MFIEDMQTQVFDSNAMTLTRFVLQEQRKFKNATGDLSQLLNCIQTAIKAIGSAVRKAGIAKLHGIAGDINVQGEEVKKLDVLSNELFINMLKSSYTTCMLVSEENENVIEVEMEKQGKYVVCFDPLDGSSNIDCLVSIGSIFSIYRRQTSDGVPALQDALQPGNKIVAAGYALYGSATAIVLSLGSGVGVNGFTYDPAIGEFILTDVNMQVPEQGKIYSINEGYAADWEDGVHNYIAAKKDPTKGKPYGARYVGSMVADVHRTIKYGGIFLYPATKSAPNGKLRLMYECNPMAYLIIEAGGLASNGQISILDIVPQMIHERSPIFLGSKKDVEEALSYLQK, from the exons AAGACATGCAAACCCAGGTTTTCGATTCCAATGCCATGACGTTAACGCGTTTTGTGCTACAGGAGCAACGCAAATTCAAAAATGCTACCGGCGATCTTTCACAACTACTCAACTGCATACAGACGGCTATCAAAGCCATTGGTTCAGCTGTGCGCAAAGCTGGCATAGCCAAATTACACGGCATTGCGGGTGATATTAACGTGCAAGGCGAGGAAGTGAAAAAACTGGATGTGCTATCGAATGAATTATTTATCAATATGTTGAAATCATCCTATACCACTTGCATGCTGGTGTCCGAGGAGAATGAAAATGTAATAGAAGTGGAGATGGAAAAACAG GGAAAATATGTCGTATGTTTCGATCCACTAGATGGTTCTTCAAACATTGATTGTTTGGTTTCAATTGGTTCAATATTTTCCATTTATCGCCGTCAAACCAGTGATGGCGTACCAGCGTTGCAGGATGCACTGCAGCCAGGAAACAAAATTGTCGCTGCGGGATATGCACTCTATGGTTCAGCCACTGCCATTGTTTTGAGTTTAGGCTCGGGTGTAGGTGTTAATGGATTCACTTATGATCCGGCGATTGGAGAATTTATTTTAACTGATGTTAATATGCAAGTACCGGAGCAAGGGAAAATCTATTCCATCAATGAGGGATACGCGGCCGATTGGGAGGATGGTGTACACAATTATATCGCTGCGAAAAAGGATCCCACCAAGGGTAAACCATATGGTGCACGTTATGTTGGTTCTATGGTGGCGGATGTACATCGTACCATAAAATATGGTGGCATTTTTCTTTATCCGGCAACAAAATCAGCGCCAAATGGCAAATTACGTTTAATGTACGAATGTAATCCAATGGCATATTTGATCATTGAAGCAGGTGGCTTGGCAAGCAATGGACAGATAAGCATATTAGATATTGTGCCGCAAATGATTCACGAACGCAGTCCAATTTTTCTTGGCTCGAAAAAAGACGTGGAGGAAGCACTAAGTTATTTGCAAAAGtag